The Carassius gibelio isolate Cgi1373 ecotype wild population from Czech Republic chromosome B22, carGib1.2-hapl.c, whole genome shotgun sequence genome window below encodes:
- the LOC127988233 gene encoding SLAM family member 9-like: MICILIFFCLWHLVGSVTDRMKMSVMEGDAVTLHTDVTDIPRQTINYIQWRFGPDKKTFIVIQFNKGAPVINYLNAEIFRNRLQIDNQTGSLTIRNIRTTDSGLYQMIKYKPFYFNVMVYARLAIPDITRDTSNCSSSGSLGQNCSLLCSVVNVSAVTLSWYKGNSLLSSINVSDLSISLSLPLEVEYQENNSYSCVINNPITNQTTHLNITQLCHTCADSVNCCGFTEVVIRLVSSAVVGVAIVAIVIYDIKSRRAKFLNDGRENPGNREFNSQWTGNEYNLDEI; the protein is encoded by the exons ATGATCTGCATacttattttcttctgtttatGGCATCTGGTTG GTTCAGTAACAGACAGAATGAAGATGTCCGTGATGGAGGGAGATGCTGTTACTCTTCACACTGATGTTACTGATATACCCAGACAAACTATAAATTACATACAGTGGAGGTTTGGACctgacaaaaaaacatttattgtcatTCAGTTTAATAAGGGGGCACCtgttattaattatttgaatgcagaGATATTCAGAAACAGACTACAGATCgacaatcagactggatctctgaccatcaggaATATCAGAAcaacagactctggactttatcaaATGATAAAATACAAACCTTTCTACTTCAATGTTATGGTCTATG cTCGTCTGGCCATTCCTGACATTACTAGGGACACTTCAAACTGTTCATCATCAGGATCATTAGGTCAGaattgttcactgctgtgttcagtggtgaatgtgagtgctgtgactctctcctggtacaaaggaaacagtttattgtccagcatcaatgtgtctgatctcagcatcagtctctctcttcctctggaggtggaatatcaggagaacaacagctacagctgtgtgatcaacaatcccatcacaaaccagaccacacatctcaaCATCACTCAACTCTGCCACACATGTGCAG ACTCTGTCAACTGTTGCGGTTTCACTGAAGTTGTGATTCGATTGGTCAGCTCTGCTGTGGTGGGCGTGGCTATTGTTGCCATAGTGATTTATGACATAAAATCCAGAAGAGCTAAGTTCCTGAATGATGGTCGTGAAAATCCTGGAAATAGAGAATTTAACAGTCAATGGACAGGAAACGAATACAATCTTGATGAAATTTGA